The following proteins come from a genomic window of Miscanthus floridulus cultivar M001 chromosome 2, ASM1932011v1, whole genome shotgun sequence:
- the LOC136521933 gene encoding glucan endo-1,3-beta-glucosidase 7-like, giving the protein MGAAARKPAAALLPIWLICLVCASRAGAQPYIGVNYGEVADNLPSPDETAKLLKSTSISKVRLYGVDAGLIRALAGSGISVVVGVANGDIPSLAADPAAASRWLAANVLPFVPATTISTVAVGNEVLESGDASLAAALLPAMQNLRAAAAAAGDGAAGIRFSTVNTMGVMAQSDPPSTGAFHPDVAPQLQQILAFLSRTGAPFMINPYPWFAYQSDPRPETLSFCLFQPNAGRVDGGSRIRYTNMFDAQLDAVKSALVRAGYGSVDIVVAETGWPTKGDAGEPGATAENARAYVSNLVAHLRSGAGTPLMPGKSVETYLFALYDEDLKPGPTSERSFGLYHTDLTMAYDAGLTSSTPAAGGGGAAQPKQAGGWCVARDGASDAELQVDLDYACSQLGVDCGAIQPGGACFEPNTVRAHAAYAMNQLYQAAGQHPWNCDFRASAALTSENPSYGACVYTGGGQ; this is encoded by the exons ATGGGCGCCGCGGCGAGGAAGCCCGCCGCCGCTCTGCTGCCAATCTGGCTCATCTGCCTCGTCTGCGCGTCGA GAGCAGGAGCGCAGCCGTACATCGGCGTGAACTACGGCGAGGTGGCGGACAACCTGCCGTCGCCGGACGAGACGGCGAAGCTGCTCAAGTCGACGTCCATCTCCAAGGTGCGTCTCTACGGCGTGGACGCGGGGCTGATCCGGGCGCTGGCGGGGTCCGGCATCTCGGTCGTCGTCGGCGTGGCGAACGGCGACATCCCCTCGCTGGCCGCCGACCCGGCGGCGGCGTCGCGGTGGCTGGCGGCGAACGTGCTGCCCTTCGTCCCGGCGACCACCATCTCGACTGTGGCCGTCGGCAACGAGGTGCTGGAGTCCGGGGACGCGTCCCTGGCCGCGGCGCTGCTGCCGGCCATGCAGAACCTccgcgccgcggccgccgcggccgGGGACGGCGCGGCGGGGATCAGGTTCTCGACCGTCAACACCATGGGCGTGATGGCGCAGTCGGACCCGCCGTCCACGGGCGCGTTCCACCCGGACGTGGCGCCGCAGCTGCAGCAGATCCTGGCGTTCCTCAGCCGGACCGGCGCGCCCTTCATGATCAACCCGTACCCGTGGTTCGCGTACCAGTCGGACCCGCGGCCGGAGACGCTGTCGTTCTGCCTGTTCCAGCCCAACGCCGGGCGCGTCGACGGCGGGTCCAGGATCAGGTACACCAACATGTTCGACGCGCAGCTGGACGCCGTGAAGTCGGCGCTGGTGCGCGCCGGGTACGGGAGCGTGGACATCGTGGTGGCCGAGACCGGGTGGCCGACAAAAGGCGACGCCGGGGAGCCTGGAGCCACGGCGGAGAACGCAAGGGCGTACGTGTCCAACCTGGTGGCGCACCTGCGGTCCGGCGCCGGCACGCCGCTGATGCCGGGCAAGTCGGTGGAGACGTACCTGTTCGCGCTCTACGACGAGGACCTCAAGCCTGGGCCCACGTCGGAGCGCTCGTTCGGGCTGTACCACACGGACCTGACCATGGCGTACGACGCCGGGCTGACCTCCTCCACGCCGGCGGCAGGGGGAGGAGGGGCGGCGCAGCCCAAGCAGGCCGGCGGGTGGTGCGTGGCGCGGGACGGCGCTTCGGACGCGGAGCTGCAGGTGGACCTGGACTACGCGTGCTCGCAGCTGGGCGTCGACTGCGGCGCCATCCAGCCCGGCGGCGCGTGCTTCGAGCCCAACACGGTGCGCGCGCACGCCGCGTACGCCATGAACCAGCTGTACCAGGCGGCCGGGCAGCACCCGTGGAACTGCGACTTCCGGGCATCCGCCGCGCTCACCTCCGAAAACCCAA GCTACGGCGCATGCGTGTACACCGGGGGAGGCCAATAA